One genomic window of Chanos chanos chromosome 13, fChaCha1.1, whole genome shotgun sequence includes the following:
- the LOC115826097 gene encoding perforin-1-like, giving the protein METPFPAAVLWMGLVLFLPHSSLQACTRGTIKLCENAEFAPGSNLAGEGFDITKMQRKGAFVIDMNKWQQKDKTCTLCGNPYMENKKQKLPVSVVDWRPSHKCSMKVSSTLYQTSEALVSSTTSSIENNWQVGLEIDTHRGGGSLMLGGTMSKLAEYSMEKTKKDKFSFTSHKTSCEYYSYRVSNKPLLHREFKRTVKNLPKIYNGQHKQRFYKLIDSFGTHYITKVTLGGTVHSVTSIKQCQAALQGLSADEVKTCLDVEASASVGDKANSKAEFHHCKEAKDKTESKSSFSSSFNDRFTEISGGHTTEPDILFSADKDPAAYKEWLSSVPQNPDVISYSLEPLHELIPPKNPARKHLRKAIHDFILERSLWRNCSEPCKSGSKTNPNEPCICTCHNNPGVNIDCCPTRRGLARVSITVDRAVGLWGDHSTATDGYVKVFGKNSFLIGRTPVINNNNAPHWNMIFDLGDTVLSDLNSLRLEVWDEDNKWDDDLLGTCSVPLAAGRKSNFCKLNHGELFYKLQVTCAPSLAGPSCVEYVGSPMNYQLEKAYVSRHAQPLPKEMLVKMGVLVDEASSQGNHA; this is encoded by the exons TCCAACCTGGCTGGAGAAGGTTTTGACATCACTAAGATGCAACGTAAAGGAGCTTTTGTTATTGACATGAACAAATGGCAGCAGAAGGACAAGACCTGCACCCTGTGCGGAAACCCTTATATGGAAAATAAGAAGCAGAAGCTCCCAGTGTCTGTGGTGGACTGGCGGCCGAGTCACAAATGCAGCATGAAGGTGTCCAGCACGCTCTACCAGACCAGTGAGGCTCTGGTCAGCTCTACCACATCATCTATCGAGAACAACTGGCAGGTCGGTCTggagatagacacacacagaggcggtGGGTCATTGATGTTGGGGGGAACCATGTCCAAGCTGGCTGAGTATTCCATGGAGAAGACCAAGAAGGACAAATTCAGCTTTACTAGCCACAAGACATCTTGTGAGTACTACAG TTACAGAGTTTCAAACAAACCCTTGCTGCATCGAGAGTTCAAACGTACTGTCAAAAATCTACCCAAGATATACAATGGCCAACATAAACAACGTTTCTACAAATTAATCGACAGCTTTGGAACCCACTACATCACCAAA GTAACCCTGGGTGGGACAGTGCACTCAGTGACCAGTATCAAGCAATGCCAGGCAGCACTGCAGGGCCTGAGCGCTGATGAAGTGAAGACATGCCTGGATGTGGAGGCGTCAGCCAGTGTGGGTGACAAGGCCAACTCAAAGGCCGAGTTTCACCACTGCAAGGAAGCCAAGGACAAGACCGAGAGCAAGAGCAGCTTCTCCAGCAGCTTTAATGACAG GTTCACAGAGATCTCTGGCGGTCACACCACAGAGCCTGATATCCTGTTCTCTGCAGATAAAGATCCTGCTGCTTACAAGGAATGGCTCTCCTCTGTGCCTCAGAACCCGGATGTCATCTCCTATTCCCTCGAGCCTCTTCATGAGTTGATCCCCCCCAAGAACCCGGCGCGGAAACACCTTCGCAAAGCCATCCATGATTTCATCTTGGAGAGATCCCTGTGGAGAAACTGCTCAGAACCCTGCAAGTCTGGTAGCAAAACCAACCCAAATGAGCCCTGTATCTGCACCTGCCACAACAACCCAGGAGTCAACATTGACTGTTGCCCTACTCGACGTGGACTAGCCAGAGTGAGCATAACGGTGGACAGGGCAGTGGGGCTGTGGGGTGaccacagcacagcaacagATGGGTACGTCAAAGTGTTTGGCAAAAACTCATTTCTGATTGGCCGCACACCTgtcattaacaacaacaacgcaCCACACTGGAACATGATCTTTGACCTGGGGGACACTGTGCTGTCAGATCTGAATAGTCTTAGACTCGAGGTGTGGGACGAAGACAATAAGTGGGATGACGACCTGCTTGGAACCTGCTCTGTACCACTGGCTGCGGGAAGGAAAAGCAACTTCTGCAAGCTAAACCATGGCGAGCTCTTTTACAAGTTGCAGGTGACATGTGCCCCGAGCCTGGCTGGTCCCTCCTGCGTCGAGTACGTAGGCTCTCCGATGAATTATCAGCTGGAGAAGGCTTATGTGTCCCGCCATGCCCAGCCTCTTCCTAAAGAAATGCTGGTGAAAATGGGAGTGCTTGTGGATGAAGCTTCT